Proteins from one Halovivax limisalsi genomic window:
- a CDS encoding trimeric intracellular cation channel family protein encodes MNTIGLVAFALVGSAKAIREEFDLFGIAVVGLAMAFAGGTTRDLLVNRVPLALQSPIEIGLGLCGVGLAIALSAVLRAPETHPITLVADAIGLAAFATTGAIVATGASLPAVGVVAVATINAAGGGAVADVLLDRSPFILFEDFYASCAVLGGSAYWVATSAGAAGPAAAAACAIVTVGTRLAAVTFGWSLPTMQRLGLRRT; translated from the coding sequence ATGAACACGATCGGGCTCGTCGCGTTCGCCCTGGTCGGTTCGGCGAAGGCCATCCGCGAGGAGTTCGACCTGTTCGGCATCGCCGTCGTCGGACTGGCGATGGCCTTCGCCGGCGGGACGACGCGCGACCTCCTCGTGAACCGGGTCCCGCTCGCGCTGCAATCGCCGATCGAGATCGGGCTGGGCCTGTGCGGCGTCGGCCTCGCGATCGCGTTGAGCGCCGTCCTCCGGGCTCCCGAGACCCACCCGATCACGCTCGTCGCGGACGCGATCGGCCTCGCCGCGTTCGCGACGACCGGCGCGATCGTCGCGACCGGGGCGAGCCTCCCGGCGGTCGGCGTCGTCGCCGTCGCGACGATCAACGCGGCGGGCGGCGGCGCCGTGGCGGACGTGCTGCTCGATCGCTCGCCGTTCATCCTCTTCGAGGACTTCTACGCCAGCTGCGCGGTGCTCGGCGGGAGCGCCTACTGGGTCGCGACGAGCGCGGGCGCCGCCGGGCCCGCTGCGGCCGCCGCGTGCGCGATCGTGACCGTCGGGACGCGCCTGGCGGCGGTCACGTTCGGCTGGAGTCTTCCGACGATGCAGCGACTCGGGCTCCGACGGACCTGA
- a CDS encoding winged helix-turn-helix transcriptional regulator has protein sequence MTTQPPTAETTEERETTEEPETADDTEVERLNEDVCTVVESIEEIGSKWKLIVLNDLRDGEKRFNELKRSTGASSYTLSRVLDDLEADGFVENRKELESPVASYYALTEKGSALCPVFDAVDEWGENWLG, from the coding sequence ATGACGACCCAACCGCCGACGGCCGAGACGACCGAGGAGCGTGAGACGACCGAGGAGCCTGAGACGGCCGACGACACCGAGGTCGAACGGCTGAACGAGGACGTCTGCACCGTCGTCGAGTCGATCGAGGAGATCGGGTCGAAGTGGAAACTCATCGTCCTCAACGACCTGCGAGACGGCGAGAAGCGCTTTAACGAACTCAAACGATCGACGGGCGCGAGCTCCTACACCCTCTCGCGCGTGCTCGACGATCTGGAGGCGGACGGGTTCGTCGAGAATCGCAAGGAGCTCGAATCGCCGGTCGCGAGTTACTACGCACTGACCGAGAAGGGAAGCGCGCTCTGTCCCGTCTTCGACGCGGTCGACGAGTGGGGCGAGAACTGGCTCGGCTAA